A section of the Dehalococcoidia bacterium genome encodes:
- a CDS encoding winged helix-turn-helix domain-containing protein yields the protein WETEASTGGVLSVPPIHAALVKRLGHDTSPSTTYRMLARHGWGKVQPDTKHPKSDQAAQEEFKKNSPRWWQPPV from the coding sequence TTGGGAGACTGAAGCCAGTACCGGAGGAGTTCTCTCAGTTCCTCCGATCCACGCTGCTTTGGTTAAACGGTTAGGGCATGATACGTCACCATCAACCACATACCGTATGTTGGCTCGTCATGGGTGGGGGAAAGTACAACCGGATACCAAGCATCCGAAAAGCGATCAGGCTGCTCAAGAGGAGTTTAAAAAAAACTCCCCGCGATGGTGGCAACCGCCTGTTTGA
- a CDS encoding IS630 family transposase — MVATACLKNKRNLPVRLMFQDEARFGRMSDPRACWAPAPIRPMVKMALVREFRYEYAAVSPWDGALDYMTSEKMNTENMSRFLNQVHQRHQEDFIVMVLDGASSHKGKELIVPENISLVFMPPYSPELNPAEQIWNRLRKNYFANKVVHSLDAVTQQAEQGLFEMASDKNAVMSLTYWPWIKSIDLTAN, encoded by the coding sequence ATGGTGGCAACCGCCTGTTTGAAAAATAAGAGGAACCTGCCTGTCCGTTTAATGTTTCAAGATGAAGCCCGGTTTGGACGGATGAGTGATCCTCGTGCCTGTTGGGCACCGGCGCCGATCAGGCCAATGGTAAAAATGGCGCTGGTACGAGAGTTCAGGTATGAATACGCTGCGGTAAGCCCGTGGGATGGAGCCCTTGATTATATGACATCGGAGAAGATGAACACCGAGAACATGAGCCGTTTTCTGAATCAGGTCCACCAGAGACATCAGGAAGATTTTATAGTCATGGTCCTGGATGGCGCATCATCGCATAAAGGCAAGGAACTCATCGTTCCTGAGAATATCTCGCTTGTGTTCATGCCACCCTATTCACCCGAATTGAATCCGGCAGAACAGATATGGAATCGTCTCCGCAAGAATTACTTCGCCAACAAGGTCGTTCATTCGCTCGATGCCGTCACCCAACAAGCAGAACAAGGACTATTCGAGATGGCATCCGACAAAAATGCCGTTATGAGCTTAACCTACTGGCCATGGATCAAAAGTATAGACTTGACTGCAAACTAG